From the Rhizobium sp. SL42 genome, the window GACGGCCTCGCCACCGGCCTGGGCGATGGCCCGCGCATAGAGACGCGTCAGCTTGCCGGTACCGATCAGATAGGCCTTGCCGTGGCGCTTGAGATCCGTGGCGATTGCCGCAATCTCCGAGCCGATGAGCAGACCTGAAAGGCGAGCCGCCGGACCGGTCTTGCCACCCGCCGACAGAAGACCTTCTGCGCGAATGGAAAACAGCCGTGACGTCAGGGCAAATCCGGGCTCCAGTGCCTGATCGACGGCCTGGTCGAAAATATCGAGATCGGCTTCGGCGTCGCCATCTTCCGGTATGGACAGGCGCAGGATCGATTGCCGGCTGATGAGATTGTAGAGTTCGCCCGTCATCACGGTGGTGAAACGGCTGATCTGGCCATCTTCCACCAGGGCCCATTTGGAATGTGTGCCGGGCAGGCAGATCAGTGCATTCTCGAGACCCTGTTCCAGCGCACCGGCCAGCTGGGTTTCTTCGCCGCGCATCACGTCGAAGGCGCCATCCTTACGCTGGCAGACGCCGGGCAGGATATAGACCGGACGGCTGGCGCCGTCCGGAATGATGGCATGCTGGAACAGGCCGACGAGCGGGGCCGGCGTTTCGACATACGGTGCCTCACGCCATCCGGTGCGCGCACCGGCCATGCCCGCGACAACCACGGGCAGGTCGGGTGATGCGCCGAAGGCCGAGAGATGGCTTTCGAGCACGGCCGGGTAGGCGGAGCGATCCAGACTGCCCATGCCTTCGGCCGATTGCCGTTCGGCCAGAACCTCGCCCTGGCTGTCGACCAGCCAGATGCGGAAGTTACTTGTGCCCCAATCGACCAGTGCTGCGAAAGCTCTACCAGCCATGGTGCGGTCTCAGCGCAGATCTTCAGGCAGCAGGGCTGCCGGAATGTTCTGGTAGCTCACCGGACGCAGGAAGCGACGGATCGCCATGGTCCCGACCGAAGTTGCACCAAAGTTGGTGGTAGCCGGATAAGGACCGCCGTGAACCATGGCATCGCAGACTTCGACGCCGGTCGGGAAGCCGTTGGCCAGAACGCGGCCCGACTTGCGCTCAAGGATCGGCAGCAGCACCTGTGCGGTCGGTACGTCGCCATCATCCATGTGCAGCGTGGTGGTCAGCTGGCCGACGAAGCTCTCGGCAATCTTGACCATCTCGGCCTTGTCCTTGACGGTGACGAGGATGCCGAGCGGACCGAACACTTCTTCGCCAAGAACATGATTGCCGAGCCAGTTTTCACCGGTGGTGGCAAACAGATACGGCTTTGCGTTGCGTAGATCGCAGCTCGAGGTCAGAACCGCCTGCACGCCTTCGGTACCGGCAATACGGTCGGCACCGGCACGGTAGGCATTGGCAATGCCGTCCGTCAGCATGGTCTGGGCATTGGTTGCGGCAAGCGCGGTCTTGGCGGTTTCAAGGAACGCGTCGGCCTCTGTGCCTTCCTCGATGATCGCGATGCCCGGATTGGTGCAGAACTGGCCGGCACCCATGGTCAGCGAACCGGCCCAGCCCTTGGCCAGTGCTTCGCCGCGCGCAGCAACGGCTGCCGGCAGCAGGAACATCGGGTTGACCGAGCCCAGTTCACCGAAGAACGGGATCGGCTCAGGACGACGGACGCAGAGGTCGAACAGCGCGCGACCGCCACCGAGCGAGCCGGTGAAGCCGACGGCACGGGTCAACGGATGCAGGCAGATCGCCTCGCCGGTCTCGCGGTTGCCGCCCTGGACGAGCGAAAACACGCCCGGATGAACGCCGCAACGCTTGATGGCGGCATCGATGGCCTGGCCGACGATTTCCGCTGTGCCGGGATGCGCTTCATGACCCTTGACGACAACCGGGCAACCGGCAGCCAGCGCCGATGCGGTATCGCCGCCGGCGGTCGAAAACGCCAGCGGGAAGTTGGACGCACCAAACACACCAACCGGACCGATCGGGCGCTGCATCAGGCGGATATCCGGACGCGGCAGCGGCTGGCGATCCGGAAGGGCAGCATCAAAGCGGCGGTCGAGATAGTCACCCTTGCGGATATGTTCGGCAAACAGCTTCAACTGACCGGTCGTGCGGCCGCGTTCGCCGATCAGACGGGCTTCCGGCAGGCCGGTTTCCTGGCTGCCGATCTGGGTGATCGCATCGCCACGCGCATCGATTTCCTCGGCGATCGCCTCGAGGAACTTGGCGCGTTCTTCGCGGGAAGAATAACCATAGGTGACGAATGCCTCTTCGGCAGCCTTCATCGCCCGATCAACCAGCGCGGCAGATCCGAGCGAGAAAGTGTGGCTCTCGCCAGATGCGGGATTGGAGGCAAAGGTTCCAGAGCCTTCAACCCATTCGCCGGCAATAAGGTGCTTTCCGGTCAGGTTCAGCGTCATTGGGTAATCCTTTCAATAGAGGTCGAAATTATTCGACAAAGGGCTCGACGATACGGCGTTCGCCTGTGAGGAAGGCGTCTGCGACGAGCCGGAGGGGTTGGAAATCCGCGTCGCTTTGTCGGGTGCGGATGAGGTCGGCAAATCGGTCATAGATGCGGGCATATTCCCGGTCCGGACCTTCGATAGCCTGCTTGCCGTCTATATAGAGTTCCGCGCCGCCTTTTGCGAGGCGCAACATGCCCTGCTCCGTCTCGACGACGATATCCCAGGTCTGCGGGCCTTCCTGGCGCCAGTCGAATTCGGCGGTGATCGGAGCGCCGGCAGCACTCTTCATCGCGAGGCTGGCGGCAATCGGCTGCTGGCGGTTTTCAGGAAAGGCCAGAATGGCTTTCTCGACGATGGTCTGGCCGGGGATGATCGCGGTCAGGATCGACAGGGCA encodes:
- a CDS encoding aldehyde dehydrogenase (NADP(+)); the encoded protein is MTLNLTGKHLIAGEWVEGSGTFASNPASGESHTFSLGSAALVDRAMKAAEEAFVTYGYSSREERAKFLEAIAEEIDARGDAITQIGSQETGLPEARLIGERGRTTGQLKLFAEHIRKGDYLDRRFDAALPDRQPLPRPDIRLMQRPIGPVGVFGASNFPLAFSTAGGDTASALAAGCPVVVKGHEAHPGTAEIVGQAIDAAIKRCGVHPGVFSLVQGGNRETGEAICLHPLTRAVGFTGSLGGGRALFDLCVRRPEPIPFFGELGSVNPMFLLPAAVAARGEALAKGWAGSLTMGAGQFCTNPGIAIIEEGTEADAFLETAKTALAATNAQTMLTDGIANAYRAGADRIAGTEGVQAVLTSSCDLRNAKPYLFATTGENWLGNHVLGEEVFGPLGILVTVKDKAEMVKIAESFVGQLTTTLHMDDGDVPTAQVLLPILERKSGRVLANGFPTGVEVCDAMVHGGPYPATTNFGATSVGTMAIRRFLRPVSYQNIPAALLPEDLR
- a CDS encoding 2-dehydro-3-deoxygalactonokinase — its product is MAGRAFAALVDWGTSNFRIWLVDSQGEVLAERQSAEGMGSLDRSAYPAVLESHLSAFGASPDLPVVVAGMAGARTGWREAPYVETPAPLVGLFQHAIIPDGASRPVYILPGVCQRKDGAFDVMRGEETQLAGALEQGLENALICLPGTHSKWALVEDGQISRFTTVMTGELYNLISRQSILRLSIPEDGDAEADLDIFDQAVDQALEPGFALTSRLFSIRAEGLLSAGGKTGPAARLSGLLIGSEIAAIATDLKRHGKAYLIGTGKLTRLYARAIAQAGGEAVMLDGGLLVRRGLLASALSLFDHEFKE